A genome region from Baekduia alba includes the following:
- a CDS encoding potassium-transporting ATPase subunit F, whose amino-acid sequence MKGSDLFGLIVCVLVLGYLLYALLRGEKF is encoded by the coding sequence ATGAAGGGCTCGGATCTGTTCGGGCTGATCGTGTGCGTGCTCGTGCTCGGGTACCTCCTGTACGCGCTGCTGCGCGGGGAGAAGTTCTAG
- the kdpB gene encoding potassium-transporting ATPase subunit KdpB, with the protein MTPQRSSLFSAEIVRPAILASFAKLDPRIQVRNPVMFVVEIGALISTVAWLIQLFGGTSLGGGEQPAWFTFTVAIWLWLTVVFANMAEALAEGRGKAQADALRAMRSDTVARMRDGSERPAAELHRGDMVVVEAGEVIPGDGTVTEGIATVDESAITGESAPVIRESGGDRSAVTGGTRVLSDRIVVEITQEPGQSFLDRMIALVEGAERRKTPNEIALNILLAGLTIVFLIVVATLLPFARFAGSDISLTTEIALLVALIPTTIGALLSAIGIAGMDRLVRRNVLALSGRAVEASGDVDVLLLDKTGTITLGNRQASEFLPMPGVTEAQLAEAAQLSSLADETPEGRSIVVLAKTYGIRERELAPHEAEFVPFTAQTRMSGIDYDGTRLRKGAADSVIAFAEAEGGKPPVELRGAVDRIAREGGTPLAVAQDSQILGVIYLKDTVKEGMAARFDQLRAMGIRTVMVTGDNRLTAAKIAEEAGVDDFLAEATPERKMELIKAEQAEGRLVAMTGDGTNDAPALAQADVGVAMNTGTQAAREAGNMVDLDSNPTKLIEIVEVGKQLLITRGALTTFSIANDVAKYFAILPAIFVATYAAKGDSTGPLDALNIMNLGSPESAIISAIIFNAIVIPMLVPIALRGVAYKAVGATALLRRNLLIYGLGGLIAPFIGIKLIDLLVHNVLGA; encoded by the coding sequence ATGACCCCGCAGCGCTCCTCCCTGTTCAGCGCGGAGATCGTCCGTCCGGCGATCCTCGCGTCCTTCGCCAAGCTCGACCCGCGGATCCAGGTCCGCAACCCGGTGATGTTCGTGGTGGAGATCGGCGCGCTGATCTCCACGGTCGCCTGGCTGATCCAGCTGTTCGGCGGCACCTCCCTCGGCGGCGGCGAGCAGCCCGCGTGGTTCACCTTCACGGTGGCGATCTGGCTCTGGCTGACGGTCGTCTTCGCGAACATGGCCGAGGCCTTGGCCGAGGGCCGCGGCAAGGCGCAGGCCGACGCGCTGCGCGCGATGCGCTCCGACACCGTCGCGCGGATGCGCGACGGGTCCGAGCGGCCGGCGGCCGAGCTGCATCGCGGCGACATGGTCGTCGTCGAGGCCGGCGAGGTCATCCCGGGCGACGGCACGGTCACCGAGGGGATTGCGACCGTCGACGAGTCGGCGATCACGGGCGAGTCCGCGCCGGTCATCCGCGAGTCCGGCGGTGACCGGTCGGCGGTCACGGGCGGCACGCGCGTCCTGTCGGATCGCATCGTCGTCGAGATCACCCAGGAGCCGGGGCAGTCGTTCCTGGACCGGATGATCGCGCTGGTCGAGGGCGCCGAGCGGCGCAAGACGCCGAACGAGATCGCGCTGAACATCCTGCTCGCGGGCCTGACGATCGTCTTCCTGATCGTCGTGGCGACGCTGCTGCCGTTCGCGCGGTTCGCGGGCAGCGACATCTCGCTCACCACCGAGATCGCGTTGTTGGTGGCGTTGATCCCGACGACGATCGGCGCGCTGCTGAGCGCGATCGGCATCGCGGGCATGGACCGGCTGGTGCGACGCAACGTCCTTGCCTTGTCGGGCCGCGCGGTCGAGGCGTCGGGCGACGTCGACGTGCTGCTGCTGGACAAGACGGGCACGATCACCCTGGGCAACCGCCAGGCGTCGGAGTTCCTCCCGATGCCCGGCGTGACCGAGGCACAGCTGGCCGAGGCGGCACAGCTGTCGTCGCTGGCCGACGAGACGCCCGAGGGACGCTCGATCGTCGTGCTCGCCAAGACCTACGGGATCCGCGAGCGCGAGCTGGCGCCGCACGAGGCCGAGTTCGTCCCGTTCACCGCGCAGACCCGCATGAGCGGGATCGACTACGACGGCACGCGCCTGCGCAAGGGCGCCGCGGACTCGGTCATCGCGTTCGCCGAGGCCGAGGGCGGCAAGCCGCCGGTCGAGCTGCGCGGCGCGGTCGACCGAATCGCCCGCGAGGGGGGCACGCCGCTGGCCGTCGCCCAGGACTCCCAGATCCTCGGTGTCATCTACCTCAAGGACACCGTCAAGGAGGGCATGGCCGCCCGCTTCGATCAGCTCCGGGCCATGGGCATCCGCACCGTGATGGTCACCGGCGACAACCGGCTGACCGCCGCCAAGATCGCCGAGGAGGCCGGCGTCGACGACTTCCTGGCCGAGGCGACGCCCGAGCGCAAGATGGAGCTCATCAAGGCCGAGCAGGCCGAGGGGCGCCTGGTCGCCATGACCGGCGACGGCACCAACGACGCCCCGGCGCTGGCCCAGGCCGACGTCGGCGTCGCGATGAACACCGGCACCCAGGCCGCCCGCGAGGCGGGCAACATGGTCGACCTGGACTCCAACCCGACGAAGCTCATCGAGATCGTCGAGGTCGGCAAGCAGCTCCTCATCACGCGCGGCGCGCTGACCACGTTCTCGATCGCCAACGACGTCGCCAAGTACTTCGCCATCCTCCCGGCGATCTTCGTCGCGACCTACGCGGCCAAGGGCGACAGCACCGGGCCGCTGGACGCGCTGAACATCATGAACCTGGGCTCGCCGGAGTCAGCGATCATCTCGGCGATCATCTTCAACGCCATCGTGATCCCGATGCTGGTCCCGATCGCCCTGCGCGGCGTCGCCTACAAGGCCGTCGGCGCGACCGCGCTGCTGCGGCGCAACCTCCTGATCTACGGGCTGGGAGGGCTCATCGCGCCATTCATCGGGATCAAGCTCATCGACCTGCTCGTGCACAACGTGCTGGGAGCGTGA
- a CDS encoding potassium-transporting ATPase subunit C — protein MRKDLIRGSLVVVVFTVLLGLVYPLVMTGIAQVAFPSKADGSLVRKDGKVTGSTLLGQAWQKPVLDSAGKPKKDSDGNDATEADPKYFQPRPSATGYSASVTYFGNHGPNQSSTMYLTRQNLQAYLALEQPYDKGLKADQVPVDAATFSASGVDPHISKANAAIQANRIAAVRHLSLARVQQLMKDNTDGRGLGVFGEPGVNVTKINLALDQEAR, from the coding sequence ATGCGCAAGGACCTCATTCGCGGCTCCCTGGTGGTCGTCGTCTTCACGGTGCTGCTCGGGCTCGTCTACCCCCTGGTCATGACCGGGATCGCCCAGGTGGCGTTCCCCAGCAAGGCCGACGGCTCGCTCGTCCGAAAGGACGGCAAGGTCACCGGCTCGACGCTCCTGGGCCAGGCCTGGCAGAAGCCGGTGCTCGACAGCGCCGGCAAGCCGAAGAAGGACTCCGACGGCAACGACGCCACCGAGGCCGATCCCAAGTACTTCCAGCCGCGCCCCTCGGCGACCGGCTACAGCGCTTCGGTCACCTACTTCGGCAACCACGGCCCGAACCAGAGCTCGACGATGTACCTGACCCGGCAGAACCTGCAGGCCTATCTCGCTCTCGAGCAGCCCTACGACAAGGGCCTGAAGGCCGACCAGGTCCCGGTCGACGCGGCGACGTTCTCGGCCTCGGGCGTGGACCCGCATATCTCCAAGGCCAACGCAGCCATCCAGGCCAACCGCATCGCGGCGGTCCGCCACCTCTCGCTCGCTCGCGTCCAGCAGCTCATGAAGGACAACACCGACGGCCGCGGCCTCGGCGTGTTCGGCGAGCCCGGCGTGAACGTGACCAAGATCAACCTCGCTCTCGACCAGGAAGCTCGATGA
- a CDS encoding universal stress protein, giving the protein MATAVALAAGMAVGRWYAPHKRREREQRPETVRRILLPFTGTAISRRAFDAAVRLARVENATLMPCYLATVPLNLPLDAALPAQCLRAMPLLETIEQRAADQDVAIDGRIIRGRTYRDALRRILSDEQFDRVIVSATGHPGTNHGFTGDDLVWLLDRADAEVLILRPAPEDHREVAAAVAGHF; this is encoded by the coding sequence GTGGCCACGGCGGTCGCGCTGGCCGCGGGGATGGCGGTCGGGCGGTGGTACGCGCCGCACAAACGGCGCGAGCGCGAACAGCGCCCGGAGACGGTGCGCCGCATCCTCCTGCCGTTCACGGGAACGGCGATCTCGCGGCGCGCGTTCGACGCGGCGGTGCGGCTGGCGCGCGTGGAGAACGCCACGCTCATGCCGTGCTATCTGGCGACGGTCCCGCTGAACCTGCCGCTGGACGCCGCGCTGCCGGCCCAGTGCCTGCGCGCGATGCCGCTGCTGGAGACCATCGAGCAGCGTGCCGCGGACCAGGACGTGGCGATCGACGGGCGCATCATCCGCGGGCGCACCTATCGCGACGCGCTGCGGCGGATCCTCTCCGACGAGCAGTTCGATCGCGTGATCGTCTCAGCCACGGGTCACCCGGGCACCAACCACGGCTTCACCGGCGACGACCTCGTCTGGCTGCTGGACCGGGCCGACGCCGAGGTCCTGATCCTGCGCCCGGCGCCGGAGGACCACCGCGAGGTCGCCGCGGCGGTGGCGGGACACTTCTGA
- the kdpA gene encoding potassium-transporting ATPase subunit KdpA: MGQGFLQIAIFLAVVVAVAPFVGAYMARVFSDERVFLTPVLAPVERVLYRLFRVDPDHQQDWKAYAKSLVVVSVLFAVLLYVILRTQGAHPFNPEGFKSGTWDVSFNTASSFLTNTNWQFYGGETTMSYFSQMAGLAVQNFVSAAVGIAVLVALIRGIVSRRGDGLLGNFYKDLTRIILYILVPLSVIATVVLVSQGVLQTLGGTVGDIARGPVASQEAIKMLGTNGGGFFNVNSAYPFENPTAFSNFVEMFCIMLIPASLPFAFGRMVGNRRQGWVIFGAMSFLFVISVVVVFAAEQHGTPAQHLAGLNTGHIGGSTGGNLEGKDQRFGIASSSLFTAITTVISCGAVNTAFQSLTGLGGLVPMANLGYSESVFGGVGTGLYMMLLFVLLAVFIGGLMVGRTPEYLGKKLEPKDVKLVSIGALFTALIVLVFTGLALSTKWGAPSIYASGPQGFSETFYAYLSQANNNGSAFAGYTGYLQPNAPGNVGAHGISFADVMGGFAMLFGRFVPIIAVLAVGGGLARKKVAPAGLGTMRTDTPTFGFLLVGVVVLIGALTFLPAFLLGPVVQSLTTQLF, encoded by the coding sequence ATGGGTCAAGGCTTCCTCCAGATCGCGATCTTCCTCGCGGTCGTCGTCGCGGTCGCGCCGTTCGTCGGCGCCTACATGGCCCGTGTGTTCTCCGACGAGCGCGTCTTCCTGACGCCCGTCCTCGCCCCGGTCGAGCGCGTGCTGTACCGCCTCTTCCGCGTGGACCCCGATCACCAGCAGGACTGGAAGGCCTACGCCAAGTCCCTGGTCGTCGTCTCGGTGCTCTTCGCAGTGCTGTTGTACGTGATCCTGCGCACGCAGGGTGCCCATCCGTTCAACCCCGAGGGCTTCAAGTCGGGGACGTGGGACGTGTCGTTCAACACGGCGTCGTCGTTCCTGACCAACACGAACTGGCAGTTCTACGGCGGGGAGACGACGATGTCGTACTTCTCGCAGATGGCCGGCCTGGCCGTCCAGAACTTCGTCTCGGCCGCCGTCGGCATCGCCGTGCTGGTCGCGCTGATCCGCGGCATCGTCTCCCGCCGCGGCGACGGGCTGCTCGGGAACTTCTACAAGGACCTGACCCGGATCATCCTGTACATCCTGGTCCCGCTGTCGGTGATCGCGACGGTCGTGCTCGTCTCCCAGGGCGTGTTGCAGACGCTCGGTGGCACGGTCGGCGACATCGCCCGCGGCCCGGTCGCCTCCCAAGAGGCGATCAAGATGCTCGGGACCAACGGCGGCGGGTTCTTCAACGTCAACTCGGCCTACCCGTTCGAGAACCCGACGGCGTTCTCGAACTTCGTCGAGATGTTCTGCATCATGTTGATCCCGGCCTCGCTGCCGTTCGCGTTCGGCCGGATGGTCGGCAACCGCCGCCAGGGCTGGGTGATCTTCGGTGCGATGTCGTTCCTGTTCGTCATCAGCGTCGTGGTCGTCTTCGCCGCCGAGCAGCACGGCACGCCCGCCCAGCACCTGGCGGGCCTGAACACCGGGCACATCGGCGGAAGCACGGGCGGCAACCTGGAGGGCAAGGACCAGCGCTTCGGCATCGCGTCCTCGTCCCTGTTCACGGCGATCACGACCGTGATCTCCTGCGGCGCGGTCAACACCGCGTTCCAGTCGCTGACCGGCCTGGGCGGCCTGGTCCCGATGGCCAACCTCGGCTACTCGGAGTCGGTCTTCGGCGGCGTCGGCACCGGCTTGTACATGATGCTGCTGTTCGTCCTGCTCGCCGTGTTCATCGGCGGCCTGATGGTCGGCCGCACGCCGGAGTACCTGGGCAAGAAGCTCGAGCCCAAGGACGTCAAGCTGGTCTCGATCGGCGCGTTGTTCACCGCCTTGATCGTGCTGGTCTTCACCGGGCTGGCGCTGAGCACCAAGTGGGGCGCCCCGTCGATCTACGCCTCCGGCCCGCAGGGCTTCAGCGAGACGTTCTACGCGTACCTGTCGCAGGCCAACAACAACGGCTCGGCGTTCGCCGGATACACCGGCTACCTGCAGCCCAACGCGCCAGGCAACGTCGGCGCCCACGGCATCAGCTTCGCCGACGTCATGGGCGGCTTCGCGATGCTCTTCGGGCGCTTCGTCCCGATCATCGCGGTGCTCGCGGTCGGTGGCGGGCTGGCGCGCAAGAAGGTGGCCCCGGCCGGCCTGGGCACGATGCGCACCGACACGCCGACCTTCGGCTTCCTGCTCGTCGGCGTCGTGGTGCTGATCGGCGCCCTGACGTTCCTACCGGCCTTCCTCCTAGGCCCCGTCGTCCAGTCCCTCACGACCCAACTCTTCTAG
- a CDS encoding sensor histidine kinase KdpD, translating to MMLDADPARGHLKVFLGMAAGVGKTVRMLDEGRAELEAGRDVVIGLLETHGRVETERRAEGLERLPRRRMTYRGTTFEDLDVPAVLARKPELCLIDELAHTNAPGLDNAKRYEDVGLILDAGIDVLSTMNVQHLESLNDKIAELSGVRVRETVPDTLLARADEIVLVDVTPEALVDRLRAGKIYPAERIDTALNNFFKVENLSALRETALRQVAENVEARRVEVEPTVGTREERVDAGVPQAVGERLLALIEPYPGAQRLVRRAWRSAQRLSAPLDLLWVAPPGGTQLDEDSEQARSLHALRQLASVLGATLLVEEGDDVATTAARVADERGITYILLGASRPARGLARLREPLPMRLVRLAPGVDVRIVADRTRMRGRKGAS from the coding sequence ATGATGCTCGACGCCGATCCCGCACGGGGGCATCTGAAGGTGTTCCTCGGCATGGCCGCCGGGGTCGGCAAGACCGTGCGGATGCTCGACGAGGGCCGCGCCGAGCTGGAGGCTGGGCGCGACGTCGTCATCGGGCTGCTGGAGACCCACGGCCGCGTCGAGACCGAACGCCGTGCCGAGGGCCTGGAGCGCCTGCCGCGCCGACGGATGACCTATCGCGGCACGACGTTCGAGGACCTTGACGTCCCCGCGGTGCTCGCACGCAAGCCCGAGCTGTGCCTCATCGACGAGCTCGCGCACACCAACGCCCCCGGCCTGGACAACGCGAAGCGCTACGAGGACGTCGGGCTGATCCTCGACGCCGGCATCGACGTGCTGTCCACCATGAACGTCCAGCACCTCGAGTCGCTCAACGACAAGATCGCCGAGCTCTCGGGGGTGCGCGTGCGCGAGACCGTGCCCGACACGCTGCTGGCCCGCGCCGACGAGATCGTGCTGGTCGACGTCACACCCGAGGCGCTGGTCGACCGGCTGCGGGCGGGCAAGATCTACCCCGCCGAGCGCATCGACACGGCGCTGAACAACTTCTTCAAGGTCGAGAACCTCAGCGCGCTGCGCGAGACCGCGCTGCGCCAGGTCGCCGAGAACGTCGAGGCGCGCCGCGTCGAAGTCGAGCCGACGGTCGGCACGCGCGAGGAGCGCGTCGACGCCGGCGTCCCCCAGGCCGTCGGCGAGCGCCTCTTGGCGCTGATCGAGCCCTACCCGGGCGCGCAGCGGCTGGTCCGACGCGCGTGGCGATCGGCGCAGCGCCTGAGCGCGCCGCTGGATCTGCTGTGGGTCGCGCCGCCCGGCGGTACGCAGCTCGACGAGGACAGCGAGCAGGCGCGCAGCCTGCACGCGCTGCGCCAGCTCGCCTCGGTGCTCGGCGCGACCCTGCTCGTGGAAGAGGGCGACGACGTCGCGACCACCGCTGCACGTGTCGCCGACGAACGTGGCATCACCTACATCTTGCTGGGCGCTTCACGCCCGGCGCGAGGGCTCGCGCGGCTGCGCGAGCCGTTGCCGATGCGCCTCGTGCGGCTGGCGCCGGGCGTCGATGTCCGGATCGTCGCCGACCGCACGCGGATGCGCGGACGGAAGGGAGCAAGTTGA